The Solanum pennellii chromosome 4, SPENNV200 genomic interval TTGATGGTGAAGAGTTCATGAGCCTTTTCATAGATGGCAAGGCTGAGCTATACATTTCTTGATTTCACCAATGTATCTTCACCACTCTATTGTATTAACAAATATACATACAAATGTACACATtcagaaatttatttttcatattttgacaAATCAGAGTGCAAAACTGACATACGCATATACCAATAGAGCAAATGATTCTCTTCCTTTGTTATACATAGTTCTAAGACAATCACACTCAAAACAAATGATACAGAAATTTGCGCTAATTTTGTGATGACAAGAATAACTGATAGGGCCAAAAGAATGATACAAGAGAGGGTATTATCAAGATGCACGCCCTCCGCGTCTTTTCTCTTCTAGAATTGCAGCCTCATTCAACATGTCAGCTGCATCTTTGTGCATGTCTAGCTTCGACAGGGCAACTGCCTGCATGTAAAATGCAGTTGACCAGTCTGGGTAAACACATTGTGCTTGCATTGCATCTCTAAGGGCAGCATCTGGTTGATCACACATGAGATAACAAAGGCTTCTTCGTGCATAAACAGTTGGAGACACCATCGTTCCCACATCTACAAACTGCAAAGACACACAAAGAAATAAGCAGATTGCCTAAAGCAAAGTTGTATTTAGCTCATCCATCTTATGCGCACAAGTAAGCTAATGAAAGAACTCTGTTAACCCAAATGCAAGCTAGATCATCATGCGACCTAATAACCGTGTATTAAGGGAATACAGGACATCTATACGACTACTCCAGCAGCTAGAAAAGGTAATGCAGTAAATGAAGCAGCAAGTTTCTGGCCACATCTTCGCTATCTCATTCTCAAAAAAGGTCATGCTACAATATTAGCATTGGATGCAGGGATAAAGCTAGAAATATGGTTTGTATCAAATCCTGGGTCCACCTCTGATTGGATGGAGCATATAGATTGGTTGTTCTATTTAACATGGCAGATTTACCAGGCACGCAAATAATTGTGTTACAGCCCGGCAAACAAGATCAGCTTACAGTATGGAATTAGATTTCAAGAGTGCATTGACTTTATTCCTTGGATTATTGGCCAAGGAAGATTCAGCGGTCACACAAATAACCAAAAATGTCAACTAGATCACATACAGTATAGAATTAGATGTGGAAAAGACACCATAAACACAGGCCACATTCAGATTTTGGTCTTTCTATTAAATGGTCGAGCATAGATGGCTCTAAggaaactgatttttttttctggaAAAGCCGCTGattttagaattctaaattGGATACATGATACAGACTTGGGAATGTCCGTCGACCCACACAAGAAGTGGCAGAAGACCTGCCATTCCTACCCCCAATGAAGATGCATGTCTCAATTAATCAAGGAAGTAACTATTTATGGCATCCAACTACACAAATGGTATTCAGGAGTTAAAGTTAAGCATATTACGGTCTACCTCATGTCTTGTCTGGGTCAGTCTTTTATTGCCAAATGCCAATACTGACCTTACTGGGTTAAGGAAGTTGCAAGTTGTAACCAGTAATACAGATTGACACATTCTCATTAGATGAAGGCAAATACCTGAGAATAGCAATCTATGGCAGTTTTAAAGTCCTTGTCCCGAAATGCCAAGTCACCACGCTTTCTTGCCTCTAACATATCCCTCATTTGTTGAGTCCACTCTTGGAAAGACAACTGCATCATTGGGCATCCAACAACAACATGAAGATGTGAAAGAAACAGATGCTTCTGCAGTGGCAGTTTACGTCAAAATAATTACCTCATTTGTCCCTTCATCGTCTTTATAATGTGTCATTACCAAAATCTGATGAATAGCTGTGAGATCCATTCTCGAACAAGCATCACCCATTGCAGAAAGAGGGTGCTGTGGAGTTGGTGGAGCTTCCTCACTCTTGGGAATACCCAACATTACATGAGATGCAACCTGCAATCAAACTATCAGAAACTCCTTCTAACTCTAATTGGATAAAACAAATCAATCAATTAGATAAAAATAGACTCAAACTTCCCAGCAGAAGCAGTTGCTCGGGAACAAACAAGACATGGACACAGTATACAACGAGAGTTGAAGATAAGGGAGCATCTTAAGATGAAGGAGAAATGAGGAGGCAATATTTGGTAGTTAAGCTTACCAAACAAATTTTTTACAATATAAGCTTTTTATTTTCCCATATTCTTTGGAAGGGGAAAGGATTGAAAACAAGACATCAAGAAAAATAGAGCAGATTATGGTGGTAGGACTAACATCAGGTTTACTTTGCAATGGACCAAGTGTTGAAACGAGGTCTTTGGTATTTGGTCGCTCCCTGGGTTCATACTGTAAGCATCGTGAAGCCAGATCAAATACAACAGTTGCCTCTTCTGTAGAGAAATTTCCCTCCAAATGTGAATCCATTAATAGAAGAATGTTTTTTCCCCGTATCATATCGAGTGCCTGAAACGTAAAGGAATGAACTAAGCACGtaagatttaaattaaattttaaaacagtTCACCATAGGAAAAGGGAGGAATTGCAAAGGAGAAATGAAGTAAACACAATGACACCAATATGAAATTTCTACAAGACAAAGTGAAGAAATATACTCTACACTAGTATTAACATCAAATGAATTTCTCCTCTTCCTTTAGAAAGATGATCAAAGACACAGAAAATGTATGCGGATGTCTAGTCAAAACTGTCTCAAACTGCTAATGTTCCAAGCCTAATGTCCAACAACCCTCCTATTGCTGGTCTGGCAACAAATTTTGTACATAGTCTCAGACATTACAATTAGTGGCTCGATCAATAATTTCCAGAGTACCAGTACATAAATACAAGTTTACAACACAAGAGAGCCTAAAATAGTGTTCCCATCATTGATAAGGTGACAATCCCCAAGACTTGGTGCAAAAAGAGATGAATTTACTGCTAACAAACAGACTCTAAGAAACTTACATGACCAGGAGGAATATGTTTTCCACTTAGCAAGTCCAAAAGGACAGTTCCATAGCTGAAAACAACACTTTCTTGAGTGACTCTTCCTGCAAATAGACAATAAATTGTTCATCCCTTAATATCAATTGACAATGAGAATGataataaacagaaaatgaTAGATATCAATAGAATCACTTAGGCAGATCATAATGGAATCTTCCTTTTTTCAGTTGTCATATTTAAGTTCCATAACCCTTTCtcggaaaaagaaaagaaccaaAAGCAGGAACATAACTTACTACcaaaacacaaatgtataacaCCACCAGCATCAGGAGATGTAGAATTGGAATTCCAAAATCGCTCTGAATTGTGAACTTTCCTAGAGAGATATAGTCTCACCCCTACCCCCCACCAAGCTATCAGTTTACAGAAGCCGATTACTATCAAGCAAAATTCTGAATATCTTGGTCAGAAATATAATTCAAACGAGAAGATGATGACATAATGTACATCAGGTTATTGGAGATGCAGAAGGCACCAAATTCAGTTGCTAACATATTCACAACTTCTGTTGGAATTTCCTTCATTATCTCACATCACAGAACTTTGTATAACAGCATTCCGGTCTACTATTTATTCGTGCATCAAGAGGTCATGTAACACTGTTGCATTTAAATATCAGGATGTGAATACTAATTTTGCTCCCTGGAAAAAGTTCACTGTGAACACCTAAGGATAGATAACTCAAAAGGCAGGCACTAATTAAGAAGTATTGGactcatatatatatttcgAACAATCAACAAATATAAGATTTTTCTACATATATATTTGAGATGAGATATTACTTTATACACCATTGAAGTAGACATTTCATTCTGTTCATCCAGGGAGCTCAAAACGTTTTCTTGATTTACACATTTTATAAGTAAAAAGCAATTAGCAAAGTTACTCCATACATCCTCTTACTTTAACACACATGGAATCAGTGTCTCTTTTTAAATCAGCACCAGACAGCAGTCACAACCTCACATCATAAAATGGCTGTCTCCTGCAAGGAGACATACCCATCCAAAATGTTCCAGTCCCAGATAGCATCACTATCCATGGTAATAGTACTAAGAGGAAAACTTTAGAACTCAACAGAGACAAAAACTTCAAAACTTTACCATTTCTTAAATACTCAGGAGGTGTATACGCAAGGTTCGTGCTATAACTTTTACCATCCCTGCTATTCTTCATCAGCCCAAAACAAGAAAGACGGGGATCGCCACTCTGCCAAAAATCATTTACAGAATTAATACAGTGATAAAAGTGAATTCAGGAGTCTACATTAGACATTACTCTAAAATGTATGAAGACATTCCAAGCTCTAAAAAGATGTCCATCAAAGTACCTCGTCAAAGAGAACTCTATATGCATTCAAGTCATGGTATAGTGGTCGACCTTCACTGCTACAGTAGTCCAATGCTTCAGCAATATATAGAGCCACTCTTAAACGCATAGCCCACTCAAGGGTTTGATTCTCCCCTGCAGAGAAAGAACAAAGCAAATGCAGTTCCGCAGAAACCATGAGATGAAagcaatataaaatataaaggtCAATACATTATATCAGATTAACTAGGAAAGCAAAATTCATAAAGCGAcaaagcaagaaaaaaaatatgttaacaaCAGGTGTATCCCTAAATTTATGTATGAAGAAGATAACGACAAACACACATTGTCTTTTATAACaaagttaaagtttttaatgcCCCAACCATCACTCTGCCTCGCTAATACGACAAAGAAGATGATAAATACTAGCTACGATACAAATTACCGACAAAACCAAAAAACAACGTTTATATCTCCCCAACACCTATTGGAGCAAAGCAGTTAATGCTATATTACGCCTATCTCTAACTATCAACCGTAAAATTATCTCGATTCTTCGCTTCATTTCCATAGATAAGCTGCATTG includes:
- the LOC107017214 gene encoding serine/threonine-protein kinase BSK1, which codes for MGCCQSSILKELSSEKDQRHGVVNARASNGTGAGAAVGDGGVPVFSEFSLSELKAATNNFSSEFIVSESGEKAPNMVYKGRLQNRRWIAVKKFTKSAWPDPKQFADEASGVGNLRHKRLANLIGYCSDGDERLLVAEYMPNDTLAKHLFHWENQTLEWAMRLRVALYIAEALDYCSSEGRPLYHDLNAYRVLFDESGDPRLSCFGLMKNSRDGKSYSTNLAYTPPEYLRNGRVTQESVVFSYGTVLLDLLSGKHIPPGHALDMIRGKNILLLMDSHLEGNFSTEEATVVFDLASRCLQYEPRERPNTKDLVSTLGPLQSKPDVASHVMLGIPKSEEAPPTPQHPLSAMGDACSRMDLTAIHQILVMTHYKDDEGTNELSFQEWTQQMRDMLEARKRGDLAFRDKDFKTAIDCYSQFVDVGTMVSPTVYARRSLCYLMCDQPDAALRDAMQAQCVYPDWSTAFYMQAVALSKLDMHKDAADMLNEAAILEEKRRGGRAS